In Eriocheir sinensis breed Jianghai 21 chromosome 3, ASM2467909v1, whole genome shotgun sequence, a genomic segment contains:
- the LOC127003481 gene encoding uncharacterized protein LOC127003481, protein MADYHNTEELISEVGKMPVLWDPTTEEYKNRNKKADAWIEVCRSIYLDYEEKSAEEKKQIGKELQIRWKSIRDAYVRNSRKLKDESKSGSGAVKTHRYIFAEQLSFLRKVGENRENTDIFVPTHETEDGAEDACQNLSATQQNPSAKSKKKKSNLLEEKLIKFMDGYEEKEDDDKDFFMSMLPSVRTLNSEQKIEFRMEVLAALKNIRSGHRGHTRVQDSHPLPLVLPPVQSQYPHYAQYPSSAMTHPHFFGPSAATNIHPHAVNTQENRAEVQPVAPSPANLSVPSPASNTSNTDNSVISPTDFDI, encoded by the exons ATGGCAGACTATCACAACACGGAAGAACTTATTTCCGAAGTAGGGAAGATGCCTGTCCTGTGGGATCCTACGACCGAAGAAtataaaaacaggaacaagaaagcaGATGCATGGATAGAGGTTTGCCGCTCGATTTATCTGGATTATGAAGAGAAATctgcagaagaaaagaaacaaattg GAAAGGAACTGCAAATTCGTTGGAAGAGCATTCGAGACGCTTATGTAAGGAATTCCAGGAAATTGAAAGATGAAAGTAAATCAGGATCTGGAGCTGTGAAGACACACCGTTACATTTTTGCTGAACAACTGTCCTTTCTCAGGAAAGTAggtgaaaacagagaaaacacGGACATTTTCGTTCCAACCCATGAAACAGAGGATGGAGCTGAAGATGCATGTCAAAACCTGTCAGCAACACAGCAAAATCCAAGCGCTAagtccaagaaaaagaaaagtaatttaCTTGAGGAGAAACTTATAAAGTTTATGGATggttatgaagaaaaagaagatgacgacAAGGATTTTTTCATGTCAATGTTACCGTCAGTGCGAACACTGAACAGTGAACAAAAGATTGAATTCAGAATGGAAGTACTGGCTGCGCTGAAGAACATCAGATCCGGACACCGTGGGCACACAAGGGTACAAGACTCTCATCCCCTTCCACTTGTGCTCCCACCTGTACAGAGTCAATACCCTCATTATGCACAGTATCCCTCGTCTGCAATGACACACCCTCATTTCTTTGGTCCTTCAGCAGCAACAAACATACATCCACATGCAGTGAACACTCAAGAAAATCGTGCAGAAGTCCAACCAGTAGCACCCTCACCTGCTAACTTGTCAGTACCCTCTCCAGCATCAAACACCTCAAACACTGACAATTCAGTAATTTCACCGACTGATTTTGACATTTAA